The Candidatus Phaeomarinobacter ectocarpi genome includes a region encoding these proteins:
- the lptF gene encoding LPS export ABC transporter permease LptF — MASDTQSRVFKIDAYVARLVTGPFLVFMLILTGVVWLTQSLELLNDVIEQGQNIGVFLYLSVLVVPSILVIVLPIGLFFAAVYCLYRLRSDSELVVMYAAGMSRWQVARPIFGCAITVMLLAYLVNMLLLPMAMRDMRSVLLEMRTEFASSLLQAGEFTTPADGLTVFVENRLPGGEIEGLLVHDNRDKDKPVSYIADRGQLIDTREGPRLIMLNGNIQRRDAQKKTDFLYFDKYAFDLSQFENPAEERYFKAYERYLPELLWPDTTQAYDNQYENELIAEGHARITSPLYALVFAAFAMAGLLPNEFNRRGYGRRIVLTVALGLAIRLLDLASVGWATRYPMLIGIQYLIPIAAFAGACAMIGGWKPTASLAALRRKSQSIGSAEASRS; from the coding sequence GATGCCTATGTGGCCCGTCTCGTGACAGGCCCGTTTCTGGTCTTCATGCTCATCCTCACCGGGGTTGTCTGGCTCACGCAGTCGCTTGAGTTGCTCAATGATGTGATCGAGCAGGGCCAGAACATCGGCGTGTTCCTCTACCTCTCCGTGCTGGTGGTCCCGTCCATTCTTGTGATTGTCCTGCCAATCGGCCTTTTCTTTGCGGCTGTCTATTGCCTTTACCGGCTGCGCTCGGACAGCGAACTTGTTGTCATGTATGCGGCAGGCATGAGCCGCTGGCAGGTGGCGCGCCCCATCTTCGGCTGCGCCATTACAGTCATGCTGCTGGCCTATCTGGTCAACATGCTGCTGCTGCCAATGGCGATGCGCGACATGCGCTCTGTTCTTCTGGAAATGCGCACCGAGTTTGCATCTTCGCTTCTGCAGGCCGGTGAATTCACCACACCTGCTGACGGTCTCACTGTGTTTGTCGAGAATCGTCTCCCCGGCGGTGAAATCGAAGGGCTGCTGGTCCACGACAACCGCGACAAGGACAAGCCCGTCAGCTACATCGCCGACCGGGGACAATTGATCGATACGCGCGAAGGCCCGCGCCTGATCATGCTGAACGGCAACATCCAGCGTCGCGATGCTCAGAAAAAGACGGACTTCCTGTATTTCGACAAATATGCATTTGACCTTAGCCAATTCGAAAATCCGGCTGAAGAGCGGTATTTCAAGGCCTATGAGCGATACCTGCCGGAATTGCTGTGGCCGGACACAACGCAAGCCTATGATAATCAGTACGAAAATGAATTGATTGCCGAAGGACACGCACGCATCACGTCACCGCTTTATGCGCTGGTGTTTGCAGCTTTTGCCATGGCAGGTCTGTTGCCTAACGAGTTCAACAGGCGGGGCTACGGGCGACGCATCGTGCTTACGGTCGCGCTCGGGCTGGCAATACGTCTGCTGGATCTGGCCTCGGTTGGCTGGGCGACCAGATATCCCATGCTTATTGGTATTCAGTACCTCATCCCCATCGCTGCATTTGCCGGTGCGTGCGCCATGATCGGGGGCTGGAAGCCGACGGCAAGCCTCGCCGCGCTGCGACGTAAATCACAGTCTATCGGTTCTGCGGAGGCATCACGCTCATGA